In Anas platyrhynchos isolate ZD024472 breed Pekin duck chromosome 15, IASCAAS_PekinDuck_T2T, whole genome shotgun sequence, the DNA window AAAATGTAAtaactaaaaaacaaagaatCTAGCCTcctattcttttaatattttcctactCTTCTGAAGCAGGCTTAAGACTTTCTGCCGGAAATTGTCAAGGTTGCTTACGAAGCAAAACAAATACCAGCTTGCTGTTAAAGCACAGTATTTGCCCATTTGAAATGTGTGGCTTAAAAATCCTGTTGTTCTGTCTGTgtagtgtgatttttttttttttttttttttttaccggTGATGCTTCAGGGTTTGCTCTTCATCACTTCCAAGACCACAAGAGGCTCACAACCATTGTGTTCTGTTATATAATCCCTCTTCTTCATTAATGTTTGTCTTCCCCTCAGGATAGGATTTCTGGGACTTGGTCTGATGGGGAGCGGCATTGTTTCCAATTTACTGAAGATGGGTCACACCGTTACTGTGTGGAACCGGACTGCTGAGAAGGTAGGTAGGCGTGTGCTTTAGGTAGGCATCAGTACTTACCTCTTTTAAACATGTAGTTACTGGCTGTGGTCACCAGTTGCTGGTGCTTGGGAGAGGACACCAAGGAAACACAGGTGTATGCTTGGCACCTTGTTCTATTATTCCTTCCATAGTGCTTGTTGATGGCCTCTCTGGACTAGAAGCTGTGAACAGTCACCCACCACGTTGCtattttgtattaaattaaGGGGTTGCTTGTATCCTTGTTGAGGACTACAAAGTTCTGGGAATATCGCTGATCTAAATATTTAAGTCCTTAGGTTTCAGAGATTGACCAAAAGACCAGGTGCTGGGGAGTTGATCCTAGGAGTGGTGTGGTGAGATGCTCTGCTCGACTGCAGCTTCATCTACACATACATTGTGCTGCTCATGTTGCAGCGGCAAAAGATTTTCTTGCTGCCATTGTGTGTCACAATACAAGATGAGGATGGGAAGGGTTGACTTCAAAGTAGAATGTGCGTAAACATTTGGCTTCATTTCCAACCGCTTATTCTGTGTAGCAGAGGTGAAAATGTGGGTAGCTGGGGGATCTATTGGTACACAGATTATATTGTAAAATATCAAAGGCAATAAGGGTGCTCTGGCTACTTTGTTGAAAGGGACTAAAAGTTTTTTCTGATCACAAAACGTGGACGTTATAAGGGGATGTGGTGGGAAGGAGCTAAGGAGCAGCCCACTAAAACCTGTGTCAGTCTTGGCTGTGCATATTCCTGTTTACAGTCCAGCAACACCTTTTGCTATGTCCACTTGCCAATTCTTTTGCTCTTATCTCTCCTAAGAAACGCAGTACTCAGTCTTTTATGATTTCACTGAAGAATTCTCTTTTCTTGTGcctttcttttgaattttttcACTTGGGGTTTCAGAAAAGCTGCAACAGAGTCCCTTGTATGTTGGGAAATGAACCAACAAAGAACAACCCAAATAACCCAGTTGCTAAGTAGTTAATATGCCTGACTTTTTTGGTTGGGTCTAGCAGTAGAGTTTGTTTCAGCAAAATGCTAGAGACCTCATTTGCTctgtacttattttttcttacgTTTGGATTTGTGACTTTTGCAGTGTGATTTGTTCATCCAGGAGGGGGCACGACTGGGAAGAACCCCTGCTGAAGTTGTCTCCACCTGTGACATCACCTTTGCCTGTGTATCAGATCCAAAAGCAGCAAAGGATGTAAGGATTAGCTCTTGCTTTTCCTCCACCAGTTAGACTGGAACATACAGTCACTGAATGCTAGCTCTGACTCCTACTGACAACGGTAGCCTGGGTATTCATAGATGCCGGGTAGGACTGCTATGTAAAAATAAGTCTACCAACAAAATCATGCTGCTTCCACCCCCAAATAATCCATGGGGGTTAGATATTGACATCCCTCTAGTGGACTACCATTGCAGTGCCAGACTAGCTTGGGCCTTTAGGATTGGAGTTTCTTTGCAGACACCCTATTGCTTTACCGCTCTTCTGTTCCTCACAGCTGGTACTTGGTCCGAGTGGAGTGTTGCAGGGAATTCGGCCAGGGAAGTGTTACGTGGATATGTCTACCGTGGATGCAGATACAGTCACAGAGCTGGCCCAGGTAATCACATCAACTGAACTTCAACCACTTGTGACTCAGCAGCAGTGTGGCAGTTCTTGTTGTTCCAGGCTGTAAGCCTTTAGCAGTGTTTCTTGACCACTAGGGGTTGACAAGGTAAAAGCATGCAAGCTCAGCTGCTGAAAATATGCACAGTAATGATGGGTGCAGGAAGTGTTGCTGAGTACGAGGGCAACTTTTGTGTTTAGGTTCCCTTTGCCGGATGCAGTGCACTGTCTTAGGTGCATTACAGTGCTTCCCTGTCCTGTTTGTGTGTCTAAGATatctgtgcttttaaaatccTCTCCTTAAGGACAGGGAAACCCTAAACAATGCTCGTTTGCTGTTCTGTGTACTCAAGATCCTTACGTGCTGTTTATCCACTGCTAACCAGAGATACTCTTTTTCCAGGTGATAGTGTCCCGTGGTGGTCGCTTTTTGGAAGCACCGGTCTCGGGAAATCAGCAGCTATCAAATGATGGGATGCTTGTGATCCTGGCAGCTGGTGACAGGGGTTTATACGAGGACTGCAGTAGCTGTTTCCAAGCAATGGGGAAGACCTCTTTTTTTCTAGGTAACTTAAACACCAAGGGCCTGATCATGGTTTCATAGTGCAAGGACTGGGATATACAGCAAGGAGTCTGAGAGGCATATATGTTATCTTTGTACGCTGTTGGTGAGAGGGTTTGGTTGTTTCCTGTCTCCATGGGCAGTATGAGAAATTGGCATGTTCTTCTGGAATTTGGCCAATTCCAGAGCCCCCAgcctaatttttctttttctttttttgggagTACTGGTTCATTTTGGAGACtttgttgcattttatttttaaatcatgcaTTTATGATTTCCCCCCTTCCTTTGAGTGCTTGGGAAATGGCTAAATTTTCCAAAGTCTTTTATGGAAAGAGGAAGCTGTTGTGTGTTTGGGATCAATATGAAGAGTCTAGCATTGTTATACTGTGTGGGGTTGGGGAGAAAGGCTGCTGCATCTCTTGTGGAGGAATGCCCAATGGTGTGTCTCACTCCCAGGTGAAGTAGGCAATGCTGCCAAGATGATGCTGATTGTGAACATGGTCCAAGGCAGCTTCATGGCTACGATAGCAGAAGGACTGACTTTGGCTCAAGTGACTGGTCAGTCCCAACAGACCCTTCTGGATATCCTCAATCAGGGACAACTTGCCAGCATCTTCCTGGACCAGAAGTGCCAAAGTAAAGTTCTcttatgttgtttttattatagaACATTTCCCACAACCTACTAGCATTTCAATTAATGGCAGAAGGGAGAAAACCATCCCATCTTCATCAGCCTGGGACTCTAGGTATTTTAAGTGTGCTAGGAATGAAGACCTGAATTCTGTTCCTTATCCTTTATAGCTAGGGATTGTGAGAATACAGCCCAAGCTCTGCATTGTTTACTGCCTGCTTAGGACTTGACTTGACAGTGAGGATTTCATTGGGGCAAGGTAGTAAGTGAAATGGAGAGCAACTGCTTAGAAATCTTAACTAACTTTGTCAGTGGGTGATAGTGATGTTATTTGCCTAATGAAGATAGAAGGAGAAACAGAACATCTAAAAGCAGTGTTCTTGGCCATCAGCATGGGGAAGGAAAGTTTTAGCATTAGGCTTGATTTACATTTGTCGTGCTTATATTTTGCATGCATTCCTCTCAACAGATATCTTGCAAGGAAACTTTAAACCTGATTTTTACCTGAAATACATACAGAAGGATCTTAGATTAGCTATTGCACTGGGCGATTCTGTCAACCACCCAACTCCTATGGCAGCTGCTGCCAATGAGGTGAGAGTTGTTCAGATGTGTGTTACTTAGTGTTTCTTCAATAGGTGGAGTTGGAGCCATTTGTCAACAGGGACAAAAATCTAAGAATGTGGTGGCCTCTAAGATGAGGGAACAGCAAGTGAAATATATTTGGAGTAGGATGGAATAATGGAATTGAATTTGATTCAATGGTAGAAGCCCTTACAGTATCACATCAGTAAAAACAGATGGTCTAAACAAAATCTGGTTTGTTCTGACCTGTGATGCTGTAATTATTTGAAGTAACATGCAGTATCCTGGTTTGTAGTGGGCAGCAAGTACTTTTTCTAGGGAAAGGTTTCTTACTAAAGCAGACACTGAT includes these proteins:
- the GLYR1 gene encoding cytokine-like nuclear factor N-PAC isoform X5 yields the protein MIKINKGKRFQQAVDAVEEFLRKTKGKDQASSHNSSEEKNRRNSSEERGKQSAGEEKRKASLSEGKLKKGTGEGKKRVSSVSSERGSKSPLKRAQDQSPRKRGRPPKDEKDLTIPESSTVKRVMTGTVAGFKWPPSVSEPVKDSDPHFHHFLLSQTEKPAVCYQAITKKLKVCEEETGSTSIQAADSTAVNGSITPTDKKIGFLGLGLMGSGIVSNLLKMGHTVTVWNRTAEKCDLFIQEGARLGRTPAEVVSTCDITFACVSDPKAAKDLVLGPSGVLQGIRPGKCYVDMSTVDADTVTELAQVIVSRGGRFLEAPVSGNQQLSNDGMLVILAAGDRGLYEDCSSCFQAMGKTSFFLGEVGNAAKMMLIVNMVQGSFMATIAEGLTLAQVTGQSQQTLLDILNQGQLASIFLDQKCQNILQGNFKPDFYLKYIQKDLRLAIALGDSVNHPTPMAAAANEVYKRAKALDQSDNDMSAVYRAYIH
- the GLYR1 gene encoding cytokine-like nuclear factor N-PAC isoform X6 gives rise to the protein MAAVSLRLGDLVWGKLGRYPPWPGKIVNPPKDLKKPRGKKCFFVKFFGTEDHAWIKVEQLKPYHPHKEEMIKINKGKRFQQAVDAVEEFLRKTKGKDQDLTIPESSTVKRVMTGTVAGFKWPPSVSEPVKDSDPHFHHFLLSQTEKPAVCYQAITKKLKVCEEETGSTSIQAADSTAVNGSITPTDKKIGFLGLGLMGSGIVSNLLKMGHTVTVWNRTAEKCDLFIQEGARLGRTPAEVVSTCDITFACVSDPKAAKDLVLGPSGVLQGIRPGKCYVDMSTVDADTVTELAQVIVSRGGRFLEAPVSGNQQLSNDGMLVILAAGDRGLYEDCSSCFQAMGKTSFFLGEVGNAAKMMLIVNMVQGSFMATIAEGLTLAQVTGQSQQTLLDILNQGQLASIFLDQKCQNILQGNFKPDFYLKYIQKDLRLAIALGDSVNHPTPMAAAANEVYKRAKALDQSDNDMSAVYRAYIH
- the GLYR1 gene encoding cytokine-like nuclear factor N-PAC isoform X7; the protein is MAAVSLRLGDLVWGKLGRYPPWPGKIVNPPKDLKKPRGKKCFFVKFFGTEDHAWIKVEQLKPYHPHKEEMIKINKGKRFQQAVDAVEEFLRKTKGKDQDLTIPESSTVKRVMTGTVAGFKWPPSVSEPVKDSDPHFHHFLLSQTEKPAVCYQAITKKLKVCEEETGSTSIQAADSTAVNGSITPTDKKIGFLGLGLMGSGIVSNLLKMGHTVTVWNRTAEKEGARLGRTPAEVVSTCDITFACVSDPKAAKDLVLGPSGVLQGIRPGKCYVDMSTVDADTVTELAQVIVSRGGRFLEAPVSGNQQLSNDGMLVILAAGDRGLYEDCSSCFQAMGKTSFFLGEVGNAAKMMLIVNMVQGSFMATIAEGLTLAQVTGQSQQTLLDILNQGQLASIFLDQKCQNILQGNFKPDFYLKYIQKDLRLAIALGDSVNHPTPMAAAANEVYKRAKALDQSDNDMSAVYRAYIH